In Astyanax mexicanus isolate ESR-SI-001 chromosome 25, AstMex3_surface, whole genome shotgun sequence, a genomic segment contains:
- the LOC111188508 gene encoding CD209 antigen-like protein C: MCILQASLNVTLRLFANSAQHSANLTSEEDRLQASLRSLTEEKAQLQLKYEQLLKELDQSYTETQICNNNLQRKAETATSLISHLTPEKVQLQTRNEQLQKELDQTRAQLQNYKNSLQRKAEIVEKTCPAGWRRRGSRMYFISKGTNSWSQSREDCRERGSDLVIINSSDEQRFIQALGMQVWIGLSEISSRWTWVDGSSLNSGYWRTGEPNEYRSGEDCAESKPDDDFLNTWNDERCHVSLNWVCEREAC, from the exons CCAACAGTGCACAGCACAGTGCCAATCTCACAAGTGAAGAAGACCGACTCCAGGCCAGTCTCAGAAGCCTGACTGAAGAGAAAGCACAGTTACAGCTCAAGTACGAGCAGCTGCTAAAGGAACTAGACCAGTCGTATACAGAGACCCAAATCTGCAACAACAATCTGCAAAGAAAAGCAGAGACAG CCACCAGTCTCATCAGTCACCTGACCCCAGAGAAAGTGCAGTTACAGACGAGAAATGAGCAGCTGCAGAAAGAATTGGACCAGACACGTGCACAGTTGCAGAACTACAAGAACAGCCTGCAAAGAAAAGCAGAGATAG TAGAGAAGACGTGTCCGGCTGGgtggaggaggagaggcagcagaatgTACTTCATCAGCAAAGGAACCAATAGCTGGAGCCAGAGCCGAGaggactgcagagagagaggatcagacctggtgatcatTAACAGCTCAGATGAACAG AGATTCATACAAGCGCTGGGGATGCAGGTGTGGATTGGGCTGAGTGAGATCAGTTCCAGGTGGACCTGGGTGGACGGGAGCTCACTGAACTCTGG GTACTGGAGGACTGGCGAGCCGAATGAATATCGGAGTGGGGAGGACTGCGCTGAGAGTAAACCGGACGACGACTTTCTGAACACCTGGAATGATGAGCGGTGCCACGTCTCTCTGAACTGGGTCTGTGAACGAGAGGCCTGTTAA